One Granulicella sp. 5B5 DNA window includes the following coding sequences:
- a CDS encoding polysaccharide biosynthesis tyrosine autokinase, whose translation MSDAWITIRKRLWVILLLSVLGAGWGYYKAVTQPRIYEASGTIEIRSGSTNEFRLSSGTGSDNTFPIPTQVALLKSDTLLLNVARDLNLANDPRFMGPSPKPRNLDDPIVRQSVLGSMQGIVSISPLPKTDIIRISCSTLDARLSADIVNRLVKDYITRSFQSRQEAEQRVTEFFSHQLDDLKKQVEASQGNMIDLQKQLGVLGFDPNLNQVTNNLADLNKAANAAELSRIEAETRYKVIAGTDPSSTTQEMDASRTSPAVISLRTQLNTARARMAELTANLGPNHPQVLAVKDQIAELTRELTEEQNRVLVDAKAAYIAAKAEEDHTKAALEAQQDEAFRLRDALVNYTLKQREFDANRTLYDNLSQRLRTAGVQAGLESTEIDIVDVAMPPIGPSLRPKSTIMMIDALGMLIIGVVLAFVLDSLDMGLRTVSEVESVSGLPSLALIPRTRRGSPEVSHLSLVYRSLVVLASPRSQSAEAFRALRTSLLLSVAGGEPQTILLTSATPAEGKTTVSMNLATVLAQRGVRVLLIDADLRRPTIHHRLGLTGNVGLTSVLTGSATLKEAIQSLHDAPGLDVLVSGPVPPFPTEMLSSQPMQKLLDEARSTYTHIVMDSPPMLSVTDSIVLAQQADAVVLIVRQGKSSKHALRRARDLLMRSGARITGIVLNAVDLNAPEYAAYYGYYGYSGYGSEGVDSKSWDPRGWNKRDGGKP comes from the coding sequence TTGTCCGATGCCTGGATCACCATCCGCAAGCGGTTGTGGGTAATCCTGCTGCTGAGCGTGCTGGGCGCCGGATGGGGTTACTACAAGGCGGTAACGCAGCCACGCATTTACGAGGCTTCCGGCACCATCGAGATTCGCAGCGGCTCGACCAACGAGTTCAGACTGAGTAGCGGAACCGGCTCCGACAACACGTTTCCGATTCCCACACAGGTAGCGCTGCTGAAGAGCGACACACTGCTGCTGAATGTAGCTCGCGATCTGAATCTGGCCAATGACCCCAGGTTCATGGGACCGAGCCCAAAGCCGCGCAACCTGGATGACCCGATCGTGCGGCAGAGCGTACTGGGCTCGATGCAAGGCATCGTGAGCATCAGCCCGCTGCCCAAGACCGACATCATCCGCATCAGCTGCAGCACGCTGGATGCGCGGCTCTCGGCCGACATTGTGAACCGGCTGGTGAAGGACTACATCACGCGGAGCTTTCAGTCGCGGCAGGAAGCGGAGCAGCGCGTGACAGAGTTCTTCTCCCACCAACTGGACGACCTGAAGAAGCAGGTGGAGGCTTCGCAGGGCAACATGATCGACCTGCAGAAACAGCTAGGCGTGCTGGGCTTCGACCCGAACCTGAACCAGGTGACGAACAACCTGGCCGACCTGAACAAAGCGGCCAATGCGGCGGAGCTGTCGAGGATTGAAGCGGAGACGCGATACAAGGTCATCGCAGGCACTGACCCAAGCAGCACAACGCAGGAGATGGATGCGAGCCGAACGAGTCCAGCGGTGATCTCCCTGCGCACCCAGTTGAACACAGCGCGGGCGCGCATGGCGGAGCTGACGGCAAACCTAGGCCCGAACCATCCACAGGTACTGGCCGTGAAGGATCAGATCGCCGAGCTGACCCGGGAGCTGACTGAGGAGCAGAACCGCGTGCTGGTTGACGCCAAAGCTGCTTATATCGCAGCGAAGGCAGAGGAAGACCACACCAAAGCTGCGCTGGAAGCACAACAGGACGAGGCCTTCAGGCTGCGCGATGCGCTGGTGAACTATACCCTGAAACAGCGCGAGTTCGATGCCAACCGTACACTCTACGATAACCTGAGCCAGCGGCTGCGCACCGCAGGAGTGCAGGCCGGGCTGGAGTCGACCGAGATCGACATCGTGGATGTAGCAATGCCGCCAATCGGCCCGTCGCTGCGGCCGAAGTCGACGATCATGATGATCGATGCGCTGGGAATGCTGATCATCGGCGTGGTGCTGGCGTTCGTGCTCGACAGCCTGGATATGGGGCTCCGGACGGTGAGCGAGGTGGAGTCGGTCTCCGGGCTGCCATCGCTGGCGCTAATACCACGTACACGCCGTGGCTCTCCGGAGGTCTCTCACCTGAGTCTGGTCTATCGATCGCTCGTGGTGCTGGCGAGTCCGAGGTCGCAGTCGGCTGAGGCCTTCCGTGCGCTGCGCACGTCGCTGCTGCTCTCCGTGGCGGGTGGCGAGCCCCAGACGATCCTGTTGACCAGTGCAACACCCGCCGAAGGTAAAACGACCGTCTCGATGAACCTGGCGACCGTGCTGGCGCAGCGCGGCGTGCGCGTACTGTTGATCGATGCCGATCTGCGCCGCCCAACGATACACCATCGGCTTGGACTCACCGGCAACGTGGGTCTGACCTCGGTACTAACCGGCAGCGCTACGCTGAAGGAAGCCATCCAGAGCCTGCACGATGCGCCGGGGCTCGACGTGCTGGTGAGCGGCCCCGTACCCCCCTTTCCGACCGAGATGCTGAGCTCGCAACCGATGCAGAAGCTGCTGGATGAAGCCCGCTCCACCTATACGCACATCGTCATGGATTCGCCGCCGATGCTCTCTGTGACGGACAGTATTGTGCTGGCGCAGCAGGCCGATGCCGTGGTCCTGATCGTGCGCCAGGGCAAGAGCAGCAAACATGCACTGCGGCGCGCACGCGACCTGCTGATGCGTTCGGGCGCGAGAATCACAGGCATTGTGCTGAACGCCGTAGACCTGAACGCGCCGGAGTATGCGGCGTATTACGGCTACTACGGGTACTCGGGTTACGGTTCGGAGGGCGTCGACAGCAAATCCTGGGACCCGCGTGGATGGAACAAGCGGGACGGAGGGAAGCCATGA
- a CDS encoding thiamine pyrophosphate-dependent enzyme, giving the protein MPENPLLPHRKLSELYLLMLRCLALERAAARRRTTKGSAREALLAATTMQLMPGDLLCAEADDATAEELAPKGKDPKVPGMLAPMTGARLAACAATARGLTAAGSNGLVLAYTRAGMAEAGWAEALAWAHEQRVPLILVCEDAVNGGSGKKPGVLSWAAMQTVAKKLRLPILAVDGADAVAVYRVMQESVIRARHNDGPAVIWAVTSPTATKLPRSQQPLGRLQSYLKVRSIPIPKPRQAVR; this is encoded by the coding sequence TTGCCTGAGAACCCGCTGCTACCCCACCGAAAGCTGAGTGAGCTGTACCTGCTGATGCTGCGCTGTCTCGCGTTGGAGCGAGCAGCCGCACGACGCCGGACGACCAAGGGCAGCGCGCGTGAGGCGTTGCTGGCGGCAACCACCATGCAGCTGATGCCTGGCGACCTGCTGTGCGCAGAAGCAGACGATGCGACGGCTGAGGAGCTGGCACCCAAGGGCAAAGACCCGAAGGTTCCCGGTATGCTGGCGCCGATGACTGGAGCACGACTGGCAGCCTGCGCGGCTACTGCTCGCGGGCTAACTGCGGCTGGCAGCAATGGACTGGTGCTGGCGTACACGCGGGCCGGCATGGCTGAAGCTGGTTGGGCGGAGGCGCTTGCCTGGGCGCATGAGCAGCGCGTCCCTCTGATCCTTGTCTGCGAAGATGCGGTGAACGGTGGCTCGGGCAAGAAGCCCGGCGTACTGAGCTGGGCAGCGATGCAGACCGTGGCAAAGAAGCTGCGGTTACCGATTCTGGCCGTGGATGGCGCGGATGCAGTGGCCGTCTACCGCGTGATGCAGGAGTCGGTGATCCGCGCGCGGCACAATGACGGACCTGCGGTGATCTGGGCGGTGACCTCGCCGACGGCAACGAAGCTGCCACGCTCGCAGCAGCCGCTGGGCCGCCTGCAAAGCTACCTCAAGGTGCGTTCCATTCCGATCCCGAAGCCGCGCCAGGCCGTACGCTGA
- the aceE gene encoding pyruvate dehydrogenase (acetyl-transferring), homodimeric type — translation MALLDEAVKKDLTAEVAEWIEAFDEVVAHDWKQAESVIAALRTRAREAGVSATGDVTTPYQNTIAKYDEVPYPGDRQLERRVEALIRWNAMAMVHKQNKYDAGIGGHISTYSSLATLLEVGFNHFFRANYPTSNGGSQPGDMIYFQGHASPGVYSRAFLEGRLNETHLKNFRHELRDEPGLSSYPHPWLMKDFWQFPTVSMGIGPLNAIYQARFMKYLENRELIEKTDRKVWAFVGDGETDEVDTLGAISLGSREHLDNLIFVVNCNLQRLDGPVRGNKRIIDELEGMFRGAGWNVIKVIWGSDWDELFERDHQGLLLKRMEECVDGDFQAYKAKGGAYLREHFFGKYPELVELVKDKSDEELTRLHRGGHDAGKIYNAYKRALEHKGGPTVILAKTVKGYGMGTAQARNATHSEKKLTDEGLAAFVKQFDIPVPDEAAKDAQFYKPGADDAALQYMQARRQALGGYLPERKVPAIEFAAPKIEFFNEWLAGSKGRAVSTTMGFVNMLKGLLKDPKIGKLIVPIVPDEGRTFGLESVIKQVGIYASEGQKYTPHDADMLLSYREEKGGQILEEGITEAGSMASFTAAGTAYSNYKLPMVPFYMYYSMFGFQRIGDMAWAFADSRGKGFLMGGTAGRTTMLGEGLQHQDGHSPVLAGTIPTCLTYDPAYVYEMAVIIQDGLHRMYEASEDCFYYITMYNEDYAMPAVENIDAIREGILRGIYKFKASDKPAQVQLFGSGPILNEALRAQQILAEKYNVTADVWSVTSYNELRRNCLDVERWNRLHPAVKEKKPYVVEALGDAAGPIIAASDYMKSLPDSLSPWLGSRLVTLGTDGFGRSDNREHLRRHFEVDAESIVAATLSKLAREGVVKPKAAEKALAELGLNTEGAGAAKA, via the coding sequence ATGGCACTGCTCGACGAAGCCGTAAAGAAGGACCTGACCGCTGAGGTCGCTGAGTGGATCGAAGCGTTTGACGAGGTCGTCGCGCATGACTGGAAGCAGGCTGAGAGCGTTATCGCTGCGCTGCGGACGCGGGCGCGAGAGGCGGGCGTCTCCGCCACCGGCGATGTGACCACGCCGTACCAGAACACCATCGCAAAGTATGACGAGGTGCCCTATCCCGGCGACCGCCAGCTGGAGCGGCGCGTGGAGGCGCTGATTCGCTGGAACGCGATGGCGATGGTGCACAAGCAGAACAAGTATGACGCGGGTATTGGTGGGCATATTTCGACGTACTCGTCGTTGGCGACGCTGCTGGAGGTGGGATTCAACCACTTCTTCCGCGCGAACTATCCGACGAGCAACGGGGGCTCGCAGCCGGGCGACATGATTTATTTCCAGGGGCATGCTTCACCGGGTGTGTACTCGCGCGCGTTCCTTGAGGGCCGGTTGAATGAGACGCACCTGAAGAATTTCCGGCACGAGCTGCGCGACGAGCCGGGGCTTTCGAGCTATCCGCACCCCTGGCTGATGAAGGACTTCTGGCAGTTCCCGACCGTGTCGATGGGTATTGGGCCGCTGAATGCGATCTACCAGGCGCGGTTTATGAAGTACCTGGAGAATCGTGAGCTAATTGAGAAGACCGACCGCAAGGTGTGGGCGTTCGTCGGCGATGGTGAGACGGACGAGGTCGACACGCTGGGCGCGATCTCGCTGGGCAGCCGGGAGCACCTGGACAACCTGATCTTTGTGGTGAACTGCAACCTGCAGCGGCTGGATGGACCGGTGCGCGGCAACAAGCGCATCATCGACGAGCTCGAAGGCATGTTCCGCGGAGCGGGATGGAACGTCATCAAGGTGATCTGGGGTTCGGACTGGGATGAGCTGTTTGAGCGCGACCACCAGGGGCTGCTGCTGAAGCGTATGGAAGAGTGTGTGGATGGCGACTTCCAAGCCTACAAGGCCAAGGGTGGCGCGTATCTGCGCGAGCACTTCTTCGGCAAGTACCCCGAGCTGGTGGAGCTGGTGAAGGACAAGAGCGATGAGGAGCTGACACGGCTGCATCGCGGTGGGCATGACGCCGGCAAGATCTACAACGCGTACAAGCGCGCGTTGGAGCACAAGGGCGGCCCGACGGTGATCCTGGCGAAGACCGTCAAGGGCTACGGCATGGGCACGGCGCAGGCACGCAACGCGACGCACTCCGAGAAGAAGCTGACGGATGAGGGTCTTGCGGCGTTTGTGAAGCAGTTCGATATTCCCGTACCGGATGAGGCGGCGAAGGACGCGCAGTTCTACAAGCCGGGTGCGGATGACGCTGCCCTGCAGTACATGCAGGCGCGGCGACAGGCGCTGGGCGGGTATCTGCCGGAGCGCAAGGTGCCGGCGATCGAGTTTGCGGCGCCAAAGATCGAGTTCTTCAACGAGTGGCTGGCGGGCTCCAAGGGCCGCGCCGTTTCCACGACGATGGGCTTTGTGAACATGCTCAAAGGGCTGCTGAAGGACCCGAAGATCGGCAAGCTGATTGTGCCGATTGTGCCCGACGAGGGCCGTACGTTTGGCCTTGAGTCGGTGATCAAGCAGGTGGGCATCTACGCGAGCGAGGGCCAGAAGTACACGCCGCACGATGCGGACATGCTGTTGAGCTATCGCGAGGAAAAGGGCGGGCAGATCCTCGAAGAAGGCATCACCGAGGCGGGCTCGATGGCGAGCTTTACCGCGGCGGGCACGGCGTACAGCAACTACAAGCTGCCGATGGTGCCGTTCTACATGTACTACTCGATGTTCGGCTTCCAGCGCATCGGGGACATGGCTTGGGCTTTTGCGGACTCGCGCGGCAAGGGCTTCCTGATGGGCGGCACCGCCGGGCGCACGACGATGCTCGGCGAAGGCCTGCAGCATCAGGACGGACACAGCCCCGTGCTCGCGGGCACCATCCCGACGTGCCTCACCTACGACCCGGCGTATGTGTATGAGATGGCGGTCATCATTCAGGATGGCCTGCACCGCATGTATGAAGCCTCGGAAGACTGCTTCTACTACATCACGATGTATAACGAGGACTATGCGATGCCCGCGGTCGAGAACATCGACGCGATCCGCGAAGGGATTCTGCGCGGCATCTACAAGTTCAAGGCTTCTGACAAGCCTGCGCAGGTGCAGCTATTTGGGTCCGGCCCGATCCTAAACGAAGCATTGCGTGCACAGCAGATTCTTGCAGAGAAGTACAACGTGACCGCCGATGTGTGGAGCGTGACGAGCTACAACGAGCTGCGCCGCAACTGCCTGGATGTCGAGCGCTGGAACCGGCTGCACCCTGCCGTGAAGGAGAAGAAGCCCTACGTGGTGGAGGCTCTGGGCGATGCCGCAGGACCGATCATCGCGGCGAGCGACTACATGAAGTCGCTGCCGGATTCGCTCTCGCCATGGCTGGGCAGCCGCCTGGTTACGCTGGGTACCGACGGCTTTGGCCGCAGCGACAACCGCGAGCACCTGCGCCGCCACTTTGAGGTGGATGCGGAGTCGATCGTAGCCGCGACGCTGTCGAAGTTGGCCCGCGAGGGCGTGGTGAAGCCGAAGGCCGCGGAGAAGGCGCTTGCGGAGCTGGGCCTGAACACAGAAGGCGCGGGTGCGGCGAAGGCGTAA
- the argJ gene encoding bifunctional glutamate N-acetyltransferase/amino-acid acetyltransferase ArgJ: MSLSLPLPLGFQWSSVTAGIKASGKPDVALAVCEGGAAAAVMFTSNQLVAAPIHVGRRHMKATGGRVTGVLVNAGNANCATGLPGEEACQKSCIAVAEELGCVFDEIFPSSTGIIGVPLPVEKLIAAVPAAKAGLGETAEHATAFATAILTTDTRMKVAQETIELDGKAVSIFGCCKGAGMIGPQLVPHATMLVYLFTDLAACSEHLQAMLNTAVEDSFNCISVDGDTSTNDTVLLLASGKSGVEAALPHVPAFEAALGRVCQSLAHQVIDDGEGVTHLVNLEITSANNDTDAKQIAKTIANSPLCKTAWSSADPNWGRLLAAAGRAGVSFDPMKVTIQIAGLPVFAYGVRAAEYDEAMVHERMSAREYTIAIDLGQGDGKAHFLTCDLTHEYVSINADYST, translated from the coding sequence ATGAGTCTCTCGCTCCCCCTCCCTCTCGGCTTTCAATGGTCGTCTGTCACCGCCGGCATCAAGGCCAGTGGCAAGCCGGATGTCGCGCTTGCGGTGTGTGAGGGCGGCGCGGCTGCGGCGGTGATGTTTACCAGCAATCAGCTTGTGGCGGCGCCGATCCATGTGGGGCGCAGGCATATGAAGGCTACCGGCGGGCGCGTGACGGGCGTGCTGGTGAACGCCGGTAACGCCAACTGCGCGACCGGGCTACCGGGTGAAGAGGCCTGCCAGAAGAGCTGCATCGCGGTGGCGGAGGAGTTGGGTTGCGTGTTCGATGAGATCTTTCCGTCGTCGACGGGAATTATTGGCGTGCCGCTGCCGGTGGAGAAGCTGATCGCCGCGGTGCCTGCGGCGAAGGCCGGACTGGGCGAGACGGCGGAACATGCGACGGCGTTTGCGACGGCGATCCTGACCACGGACACGCGGATGAAGGTGGCGCAGGAGACAATCGAGCTGGATGGGAAGGCTGTGTCAATCTTTGGCTGCTGCAAAGGTGCGGGGATGATCGGGCCGCAGCTGGTGCCTCACGCCACGATGCTCGTCTATCTGTTTACCGATCTGGCGGCTTGCAGTGAGCACCTGCAGGCGATGCTGAACACGGCGGTTGAGGACAGCTTCAACTGCATCTCGGTGGATGGAGATACGTCTACGAACGACACGGTGCTGCTGCTGGCGAGCGGCAAGAGCGGCGTGGAGGCGGCGCTGCCGCATGTGCCAGCGTTCGAGGCCGCGCTGGGGCGGGTTTGTCAGTCGCTGGCGCACCAGGTGATTGATGATGGTGAAGGTGTGACGCACTTGGTGAATTTGGAGATTACCAGCGCGAACAATGATACCGACGCGAAACAAATCGCCAAGACGATTGCGAACTCGCCGCTGTGCAAGACGGCGTGGTCCAGCGCGGACCCAAACTGGGGCAGGCTGCTAGCGGCTGCCGGGCGCGCGGGAGTGAGTTTTGACCCGATGAAAGTGACGATCCAGATTGCGGGGCTGCCGGTGTTTGCCTATGGCGTTCGCGCGGCGGAGTACGACGAGGCAATGGTGCATGAGCGGATGTCCGCGCGGGAGTATACGATTGCGATCGACCTGGGGCAGGGTGACGGCAAAGCACACTTTCTGACCTGCGACCTGACGCATGAGTATGTGTCGATCAACGCGGATTACTCGACGTAG
- a CDS encoding type II toxin-antitoxin system RelE/ParE family toxin gives MPKPVEFLGTSRSDLRAFPTPVRLAMGQELRNVQQGLMPTDFKPMPTVGKGAYEIRVRLDGAWRAVYVAKFEEAIYVLHVFQKKTQQTAKDDLALAAHRYRMIGE, from the coding sequence ATGCCTAAGCCAGTAGAGTTTCTCGGCACAAGTCGTAGTGATCTTCGTGCGTTTCCTACGCCCGTCCGTCTGGCAATGGGACAAGAGCTGCGTAATGTTCAGCAAGGGTTGATGCCCACAGACTTCAAGCCGATGCCGACGGTTGGCAAAGGCGCGTACGAGATTCGCGTTCGGCTTGACGGAGCGTGGCGCGCAGTATATGTGGCGAAGTTTGAGGAAGCCATCTACGTGTTGCATGTCTTCCAGAAGAAGACGCAGCAGACAGCGAAGGACGATCTCGCGCTGGCTGCACACCGCTATCGAATGATCGGAGAATAG
- a CDS encoding helix-turn-helix transcriptional regulator gives MKKNDPRWTDASITHGSGNVFIDLGFDEAEAHVLLMRADLMIEIEKLIVAKGWTQAEAAKRMGITQPRVSKLLKRKWDDFSLDMLLTLATRLGIRSELKLAA, from the coding sequence ATGAAGAAGAACGATCCTCGCTGGACAGACGCAAGCATTACCCACGGTTCGGGGAACGTATTCATCGATCTCGGTTTCGATGAGGCCGAAGCTCACGTTTTGCTGATGCGTGCAGACTTGATGATTGAGATTGAAAAATTGATCGTCGCTAAAGGCTGGACGCAGGCCGAAGCCGCCAAACGCATGGGAATTACACAGCCGCGTGTCTCGAAGCTGCTGAAGCGCAAGTGGGACGACTTCAGTCTCGACATGCTGCTGACGCTTGCAACGCGCCTGGGTATTCGCTCCGAACTCAAGTTGGCGGCATAG
- the thiC gene encoding phosphomethylpyrimidine synthase ThiC — MSQMHFARKGLVTEEMSYVAHREKLAPEFIRDEIAKGTMIIPANINHPELEPMCIGVGSLCKINANIGNSALSSNVDEELRKLHTAVHYGADTVMDLSTGGDIPMIREQIIRHSPVPIGTVPLYEALSRVKRVEDLNIDLYMEVLEEQAQQGVDYFTIHAGVLIQYVPMVSKRITGIVSRGGAILAQWMTANHKQNFLYENFDRITKLMAKYDVSYSLGDGLRPGSVADASDEAQFAELKTLGELTRQAWKDDVQVMIEGPGHVPMDKIKEQVDKEVELCDGAPFYVLGPLVTDIAPGYDHITSAIGAAMIGWHGAAMLCYVTPKEHLGLPNEKDVKDGIIAYKIAAHAADIARHRPGARDRDDAISHARYTFDWDKQFALSLDPDTARSMHDETLPDDYYKEAAFCSMCGPKFCSMNWSSKVDEYNEQVHGLKKADLTQIVTEQMALRG, encoded by the coding sequence ATGAGCCAGATGCACTTCGCGCGCAAGGGCCTCGTCACCGAAGAGATGTCCTACGTCGCGCACCGTGAAAAGCTCGCGCCCGAGTTCATCCGCGACGAGATCGCCAAGGGCACCATGATCATCCCGGCGAACATCAACCACCCTGAGCTCGAGCCCATGTGCATCGGCGTCGGTTCGCTCTGCAAGATCAACGCCAACATCGGCAACTCCGCTCTTTCGTCCAACGTGGATGAAGAGCTCCGCAAGCTACACACCGCCGTCCACTACGGCGCGGACACCGTCATGGACCTCTCCACCGGCGGCGACATTCCCATGATCCGTGAGCAGATCATCCGCCACTCGCCCGTCCCCATCGGCACAGTTCCGCTGTATGAGGCGCTTAGCCGCGTCAAGCGCGTCGAAGACCTCAACATCGACCTCTACATGGAGGTCCTCGAAGAGCAGGCGCAGCAGGGCGTGGACTACTTCACCATCCACGCCGGCGTGCTCATTCAATATGTGCCCATGGTCTCGAAGCGCATCACCGGCATCGTCAGCCGCGGCGGTGCGATCCTCGCCCAGTGGATGACCGCCAATCACAAGCAGAACTTCCTCTACGAAAACTTCGACCGCATTACCAAGCTCATGGCCAAGTACGACGTCAGTTACTCGCTCGGCGACGGCCTCCGTCCCGGCTCGGTCGCGGACGCCAGCGACGAAGCGCAGTTCGCCGAGTTGAAGACCCTCGGCGAGCTCACCCGCCAGGCCTGGAAGGACGACGTCCAGGTCATGATCGAAGGCCCCGGCCACGTCCCCATGGACAAGATCAAGGAGCAGGTCGACAAGGAAGTCGAACTCTGTGACGGCGCGCCCTTCTACGTCCTCGGCCCGCTCGTTACGGACATCGCGCCCGGCTACGACCACATCACCTCGGCCATTGGCGCGGCGATGATCGGCTGGCACGGCGCCGCGATGCTCTGCTACGTCACCCCGAAAGAGCACCTCGGCCTGCCCAACGAGAAAGACGTCAAGGACGGCATCATCGCCTACAAGATCGCTGCCCACGCAGCCGACATCGCTCGCCATCGTCCCGGAGCCCGCGACCGCGACGACGCCATCTCCCATGCCCGCTACACCTTCGACTGGGACAAGCAGTTCGCCCTCTCGCTCGACCCCGACACCGCCCGCAGCATGCACGACGAGACCCTGCCCGACGACTACTACAAGGAGGCCGCCTTCTGCTCCATGTGTGGCCCCAAGTTCTGCTCCATGAACTGGTCCAGCAAAGTCGACGAGTACAACGAACAGGTTCATGGCCTCAAAAAGGCCGATCTCACACAGATCGTCACCGAACAGATGGCGTTGCGCGGCTAA
- a CDS encoding TonB family protein produces MNTEPKETRVLLASATAVEQRGTVNRWVTASLAVHALVIAAVLVHRVPKLISVERPGAATGHNLVLTFTPGNSAPAATLQAKERPVQKPTPAPAIAAPVKVAPTPSTPSDTPGTGTESGDDALGDGDITLALEMNHPYPKPDLSHLPSGTRGDVVVDVVIDAQGHIAKSTLARGLGDGVDAAVLATIQQWTFQPATRNGKPVPSEQELLFHYERG; encoded by the coding sequence ATGAACACTGAACCGAAGGAGACGCGAGTTCTGCTGGCAAGCGCCACCGCCGTGGAGCAGCGCGGGACGGTGAACCGCTGGGTCACGGCGTCGCTGGCGGTACATGCGCTGGTGATCGCTGCCGTGCTGGTTCATCGTGTGCCGAAGCTGATCAGCGTGGAACGGCCGGGCGCAGCCACCGGGCACAACCTTGTGCTGACGTTCACGCCGGGCAACAGTGCTCCGGCTGCGACGTTGCAGGCGAAGGAGCGGCCGGTGCAGAAGCCTACGCCAGCGCCGGCGATTGCCGCTCCAGTGAAGGTGGCGCCGACGCCTTCGACACCTTCCGACACACCTGGCACGGGCACGGAGAGCGGCGACGATGCGCTGGGTGATGGCGACATTACGCTGGCGCTGGAGATGAACCATCCGTATCCCAAGCCCGACCTGAGCCACCTGCCGTCCGGTACGCGCGGCGATGTGGTGGTGGATGTGGTGATCGACGCGCAGGGGCATATCGCGAAGTCAACGCTGGCGCGCGGACTGGGCGATGGTGTGGATGCGGCGGTGCTGGCGACGATCCAGCAGTGGACCTTTCAGCCGGCGACACGGAATGGCAAGCCGGTGCCGAGCGAGCAGGAGTTGCTGTTCCACTACGAGCGCGGTTAG